The Corythoichthys intestinalis isolate RoL2023-P3 chromosome 19, ASM3026506v1, whole genome shotgun sequence nucleotide sequence GGATGGTATAAAAACATCTCTGCGTATGTATACTTCGCCCCCTGTGAAAGCGAGTCAATAAGACAGTCAGTAGCAAGAAGAATGTGGCGGTGTTCAAGAGGAGAAACAGCCTTATGGAAGAGGCCATGTTGGAAATGTGCTCACTCCCAGTAGTCACTAACATATTTacctctttgattttttttccattcccaAAGCCACCTTTTCTGTTTTTGCGGCTGTCCGCATATTCTATGAACGCTTGCGCATCTGTGTCTCCCTCCTCTGGACTGTCGTCATACACGCGCTTTGATGCCCCCTGTCTGACTTTCTTTTCACTTACCTCAATTTGTGTAAAAATGTCTGGCAGATTCTCAGACAGCTTCTCCCCAAAGTTTATTTTCTTTCCCATCTTGTCCTTTCCCTGTTTCTTAGACAAAGCAAACATCCTCTCGATGACTTCCTCCGTTTTCCGTTTATCAGAGAACCGGAGCAGGTGTTCTGCAGTCTTGCGGAAGCTGTCCGTATTTAGAACTTTACCGAGAATATGTCGCTCCATCTGCTGGAAGACTGGCTTGACGTGCTGGAGGTTGTCTTCCATCACGTTGACATATTCCTCTACTTCCAGAGGCGAACTGTCCGCCGGAGTAGGTCTTTTCTCAAACACAATCTTCTTTTGGTCCATCATGACCATAGCGAAAAGTGGCTTGCTGATGACCTCTCCGGTCAATAGGTAAACTGTGTAGGTGTGCTTATTAGTGGCCAGGTAAATATCCACACGTTGGTCATCGCCACGCAAGCTAAAACTGGTTACGGTCACTCCCGGTCCGAGGAAAATGTAAGCTACTCGGGTGTGAGGATATCTCAATGGCATTGTGACATTCACGTAATTCGAGCCGTTATACGGATACCCCCGCGGATAACCCCAGTAACCCACCGCCCCTCTGTTACTGAGACCCGTGTCGTCCATCCAGAACATTTTACACTTGTCTTCGTTGTGAGATATAAACGCTCCATGTAAACCATCGACTTGTGTATCCTTGAAGGGCAGTTCTgtattgtgaaaaaatgtgcTCATGGCTGTAGATGGACTATCAGGATTCAAATGGATATGGTCCACTAAAAGTAAGAGTTGTGGTTGGAGGAGGAGGACGTTTCTCTGGAAGCTTCGTATTTTCAGGTCCGGATTATAAGCAGATTGTCCTTCCCCGCGAATAAAGACCATGCCTTGTCTTTCCATTGCAGCTTCTACTTTCCCCTGAGCGTCAGCAGCGGGCCCTACCTTGTACTTCAGCCACTTGGAATCACAGGATTCCGTCACCTGGCCAGCCCATGGCTTGAAACAACTCCCTGAGTGGGCTGGACCAAATAATACTGCATTATTCAGCAACGTGTATTTAGGTCCATATAGTGCCTCGGTGATGAATGGAATTCCATTGGGCGCAAAGGTAAAAGTATTTTGATCAGGGTGTTCGTGGCCAGCATTGAAGTTCCTCCAGCCTTTGATCCATTCTTTGTATTTATTCTTGTGAACAATATCAAAAATTGCACGTCCCCCGAGTTTGCCCGATTTGAAGGAAAGAAAGGAATGGTTTGGGCTGGCGGGTAAAGCGCTGCCGTAGGTCACGACACCCCAGTCCTCGAAATAATGGAGCTGAGATGTCCCGAAATCAGACGGGGGCTTCGGAGTGAGGCTTGGGTCAAAcctaaaaaataagaaaattgcAGAACTTGGGAAAATTATAggttaaaaaaagacaaaagtacAACAAATGTGTCATGTCTTATTGTGCAACTCCTAGACTTCAtattgatattgacgggtcagattcgaccttcactgcaccacgccttcaagtagggggctgtcctacagtccgcttcaattattcgcagtcggtcgcagttagtcaacacatgcagggaACCaaagccggatttaggttgaaaaagtacgaaagctgtaccgtataCAAAAAGAAATGATTATCTCAGAAGTgacttgtttgaggattcaaggtaattattattatttttttttttcacaagaatttttaacgtaaaaagctctttgttgtaaggctaacAGACTAGTATcagtcttcgacatatttatgtaaaataaatgctatctgcccttttttttttttgctcatttaacaaagaatcaagtcCGTtttcatatctatgaagaattcggggatttaagcatttattcacaagaatttttaatgtATAAAGCTCTTTTTTgcaaggctgccgccacattaacAGACtatcattgtactttgacaaatttatgtaaaacaaatgctaactgcccattttttgctctttttaCAAAGAACCGAGACCGTTTTACATCAccttctataaagaattcagggatttgagcatttattcacaagaattttcaccgggatatctctgtttacataaggcagctgccacattgactaacagactagcattgtactttgacatatttacatagaaTAAaaactaactgcccgtttttttgctcttttaaccaagaattaagACTGTttaacgttcatatctataaggaattcacggatttaagcatttattcacaagaactttcaccgGAATAGCTCTGTTTAGATAAGGCGACCGCCACatcgactaacagactagcaacgtacttcaacatatttatgtaaaataaatgctaactgcacgtttttttgcttttaaccaagaatcgagactgttttgcatccatatttacaaagaattcagagatttaagcatttattcacaagaattttgaacgaaaaaagctctttgtctgattccactcggtcagctctgACGGCCAcgacaacaatgcaggccccttattaatcggccccacgcCCCATGTCCCATCAATATTATTACGAAGTCTATAGTGCaacttttttcaaattaatttggtTAATATTTCTCTACATGAGAGGAACATATGTGGTGGAGTCATCTGCTATATATCTAAGTGGTTATCTACAGTGtagcacaaaagtgagtacactcctcgcatttctgcagatatttaagtatatttttaatgggacaacactgatcaCTGAccgcacgtgctgagcgtcacatccaaatgctttctttgaaagatcgtcgcaggagtgctgtcagcattgctgcagagattgaagaggtggggggtcagcctgttagtgctcagaccatacgccgcactctacatcaaattggtgtgcatggctgtcacccaaggaggaagtctcttctgaagacagtacacaagaaagcccccaAACAGTTTGCCGAAGAcatcacatggattactggaaccatgttttatggtctgatgagacaaagattaacttatttggttccgatggtctcaagcatgtgtggcggccaccaggtgaggagtacaaagataagtgtgtcatgcctacagtcaagcatggtggtgggaatgtcatggtccagggctgcatgagtgctgcaggtgttggagagttacattccattgagggaaacatgaactccaacatgtactgtgaaatactgcagcagagcatgatcccctccctccagaaactgggtcgcagggcagtgttccagcatgacaatgaccccaaacacacctccaagatgaccactgctttactgaagaggctaagGGTAAagatgatggactggccaagcatgtctccagacttgaacccaataaaacatctttgggggatcctcaagcggaaggtggaggtacACAAAGTCTCAAATgtccggcagctccgcaacgtcgtcatggaggagtggaagagcattccagtggcaacctgtcaactggtcaactccatgcccaggagagtaaaggcagttctggataatagtggtggccacacaaattattgacagttgacatgttaatattgacaactttcactaatgggtgtactcacttttgttgccaggggtttagatattaatggctatattttgaggggaaaataaatgaactctattatataagctgcacacagactacttatcattgtgtcaaagtgtgattttgtcagtgttgtcccaggaaaacatatacttaaagatctgcagaaatgcgaggggtgtactcacttttgtgatacactgtatgtgtgtaattATCTGTCTCTGTGGTTATCCATGTTTTTGGATATCTATgtatctgtatatatatatttttaatctctATTGATGGTTAGTTAATACAGTAGGTGAGCAAGGAAGAGAGAGAGGAAAGAAAATGGACGCAAAGACAGTCGACACTCtttacagtttttaaaaattcGCTTAAATTTAGGGATGTCGGCGatttgatcacgtgatcggaaatcgggctgtgtgtgggaatgtttttttttttaatctattccAAAACTCACCAGATGAATTCTGTGTGGAGAGTACACCATCGTTGGCCTTTACCAGCCTGTCCCACTCCGTCCGTCACTCTGTTTTGATGAATCAGATCGGCCAGCCAGTTCCCACTACCGTTACGCATTACAAAACGGTCCAAGAAGACCAGCTGACTCTCTGGTCCGTAAAACCAGTTGTAGTTGGAATCTGCAATGGCGACAGTTCTCTGAAATCCttaaagtacaaaacaaaaaaagtcaggCAGAAAGCCCTTTAGCACTGCTTATTTACATACCCGAACGTACAGTATTGTTaatgaaataatacaaattatTACATTGTGTTCAAACAGAGTTAATATGTAAAAGGAGACTCATAAAATAGGCCTGCATAAAAACTTtgatttttgattaaaaatggttaGTCAACCATGTTTGAACAAAAGTGTCCTTTAATTGCATCACAGGTGTCATCAAATTCAAAATTTGTCAGTCAGCCTCTATCAGTTCTTAACTTTTCAAAAGGTATCAAACCCTGCACGTTTTACATGCACATTTACAAAACCTTCCAAATTAAATGAAGCAATTTTGTCAATTTTAAAACAGGTAAGTACATATTTAATCAGTATCCAAAATTACCAATGCAACCAATGAATCTTATGGAAAATAACAAGAAAACATGAATTTTACACCAAAACAATACAACAGTGTGTTCAGaaagtttttttcaaacttgagtcttgaaaaagagggggtcgtcttataatcagggccgtgttatattcgggccaatacggtattattcagaagtaatgctactcttactggaGTAAAATGTTTTGCTACTCTACACAACACTGTAGTGTAGACCAAAGTAGTGGCGTAAGAgaagcgttttttcttcacaaatctactgaagtaaaagaagcgtggtaaaactactattAGAATTACATTTTACTCAAAAACTCACTCAAGAACTATAACGGAGTAAATGAAACACATTACTACCCACTTCTGCTGTAGCATCACACACCGTTTCATGCATAAAATTAGACGCAAATGTGTTTTCGTGCAGTGATTGTGTGCATGTTTTGGATTTTGTTAGACTGGCACAATGAGGATGTATTCCTGTTGTACTTCCTCACACAACGTGTGAGTCCACGCTCCACTGAGCAGTTTCTTCTTCATCGTATAGAGGACTAACAATTGAACCATGATCAGGATGATCAAATGATCAGGatgatccatagacttcataattgtattgatgggtcacatccgtcagccaatgcacaacgccttcaagtagggtgccgtcctacagtccgcttcagttattcgcagtcggtcgcagttagtcaacacatgcagcgattcaacttcagatttaggttgaaaaagtacaaaagctgtaccgcatatgaacaggaaggattgtctcaggagtgatttgtttgagaattcaaggtaattattacatttttcgtaccatgcatgcattttgaaacgttgtgacaaaaatcaatgggagaaataaaCCGCTgcggactagcatcattcttcgccatattttacgtaaaatatatgctaactgcccgtttagtttttttttttgtcttttaacaaagaatcgagactgttttacattcatatctattaagaattcagggattaaagcatttattcacaaaaattttcaccggaaaagctctgtttacatttggcagccaccacattgactaacagactagcatcattctttgacgtgtttacgtaaaataaatactaactgcccattttttt carries:
- the dse gene encoding dermatan-sulfate epimerase isoform X3 yields the protein MYEKSYSRGWGFQYLHNHQPTNCVALLTGSLVYMTQETLDTLGDFLKFSTVAFKSPRYLQEAYLWTKQVLSIMEKSIVLLQDVTDGSLYEGVAYGTYTTRSLFQYMFLVQRHFSISHFEHPWLLKHFDFLYRTILPGFQRTVAIADSNYNWFYGPESQLVFLDRFVMRNGSGNWLADLIHQNRVTDGVGQAGKGQRWCTLHTEFIWFDPSLTPKPPSDFGTSQLHYFEDWGVVTYGSALPASPNHSFLSFKSGKLGGRAIFDIVHKNKYKEWIKGWRNFNAGHEHPDQNTFTFAPNGIPFITEALYGPKYTLLNNAVLFGPAHSGSCFKPWAGQVTESCDSKWLKYKVGPAADAQGKVEAAMERQGMVFIRGEGQSAYNPDLKIRSFQRNVLLLQPQLLLLVDHIHLNPDSPSTAMSTFFHNTELPFKDTQVDGLHGAFISHNEDKCKMFWMDDTGLSNRGAVGYWGYPRGYPYNGSNYVNVTMPLRYPHTRVAYIFLGPGVTVTSFSLRGDDQRVDIYLATNKHTYTVYLLTGEVISKPLFAMVMMDQKKIVFEKRPTPADSSPLEVEEYVNVMEDNLQHVKPVFQQMERHILGKVLNTDSFRKTAEHLLRFSDKRKTEEVIERMFALSKKQGKDKMGKKINFGEKLSENLPDIFTQIEVSEKKVRQGASKRVYDDSPEEGDTDAQAFIEYADSRKNRKGGFGNGKKIKEVNMLVTTGSEHISNMASSIRLFLLLNTATFFLLLTVLLTRFHRGRSIHTQRCFYTILIIDCLILLYLYSSCSHMQC
- the dse gene encoding dermatan-sulfate epimerase isoform X2; protein product: MRTHTRGAPTVFLLNLLLLLLPPTAADWSGGIPFMGGNYNGHPMLYFDRAEVVDLQLAAGNTHREMARRIREAGETMLEHPEEYLPPWSPEEFSARWNEVYGNNLGVLSMFCLLYPHRAGALDLAKDYMERMAAQPSWLVKDAPWDEVPVAHSLVGFATAYDFLFEYLNKDQQERFLQVIGKTSHLMYEKSYSRGWGFQYLHNHQPTNCVALLTGSLVYMTQGYLQEAYLWTKQVLSIMEKSIVLLQDVTDGSLYEGVAYGTYTTRSLFQYMFLVQRHFSISHFEHPWLLKHFDFLYRTILPGFQRTVAIADSNYNWFYGPESQLVFLDRFVMRNGSGNWLADLIHQNRVTDGVGQAGKGQRWCTLHTEFIWFDPSLTPKPPSDFGTSQLHYFEDWGVVTYGSALPASPNHSFLSFKSGKLGGRAIFDIVHKNKYKEWIKGWRNFNAGHEHPDQNTFTFAPNGIPFITEALYGPKYTLLNNAVLFGPAHSGSCFKPWAGQVTESCDSKWLKYKVGPAADAQGKVEAAMERQGMVFIRGEGQSAYNPDLKIRSFQRNVLLLQPQLLLLVDHIHLNPDSPSTAMSTFFHNTELPFKDTQVDGLHGAFISHNEDKCKMFWMDDTGLSNRGAVGYWGYPRGYPYNGSNYVNVTMPLRYPHTRVAYIFLGPGVTVTSFSLRGDDQRVDIYLATNKHTYTVYLLTGEVISKPLFAMVMMDQKKIVFEKRPTPADSSPLEVEEYVNVMEDNLQHVKPVFQQMERHILGKVLNTDSFRKTAEHLLRFSDKRKTEEVIERMFALSKKQGKDKMGKKINFGEKLSENLPDIFTQIEVSEKKVRQGASKRVYDDSPEEGDTDAQAFIEYADSRKNRKGGFGNGKKIKEVNMLVTTGSEHISNMASSIRLFLLLNTATFFLLLTVLLTRFHRGRSIHTQRCFYTILIIDCLILLYLYSSCSHMQC
- the dse gene encoding dermatan-sulfate epimerase isoform X1, encoding MRTHTRGAPTVFLLNLLLLLLPPTAADWSGGIPFMGGNYNGHPMLYFDRAEVVDLQLAAGNTHREMARRIREAGETMLEHPEEYLPPWSPEEFSARWNEVYGNNLGVLSMFCLLYPHRAGALDLAKDYMERMAAQPSWLVKDAPWDEVPVAHSLVGFATAYDFLFEYLNKDQQERFLQVIGKTSHLMYEKSYSRGWGFQYLHNHQPTNCVALLTGSLVYMTQETLDTLGDFLKFSTVAFKSPRYLQEAYLWTKQVLSIMEKSIVLLQDVTDGSLYEGVAYGTYTTRSLFQYMFLVQRHFSISHFEHPWLLKHFDFLYRTILPGFQRTVAIADSNYNWFYGPESQLVFLDRFVMRNGSGNWLADLIHQNRVTDGVGQAGKGQRWCTLHTEFIWFDPSLTPKPPSDFGTSQLHYFEDWGVVTYGSALPASPNHSFLSFKSGKLGGRAIFDIVHKNKYKEWIKGWRNFNAGHEHPDQNTFTFAPNGIPFITEALYGPKYTLLNNAVLFGPAHSGSCFKPWAGQVTESCDSKWLKYKVGPAADAQGKVEAAMERQGMVFIRGEGQSAYNPDLKIRSFQRNVLLLQPQLLLLVDHIHLNPDSPSTAMSTFFHNTELPFKDTQVDGLHGAFISHNEDKCKMFWMDDTGLSNRGAVGYWGYPRGYPYNGSNYVNVTMPLRYPHTRVAYIFLGPGVTVTSFSLRGDDQRVDIYLATNKHTYTVYLLTGEVISKPLFAMVMMDQKKIVFEKRPTPADSSPLEVEEYVNVMEDNLQHVKPVFQQMERHILGKVLNTDSFRKTAEHLLRFSDKRKTEEVIERMFALSKKQGKDKMGKKINFGEKLSENLPDIFTQIEVSEKKVRQGASKRVYDDSPEEGDTDAQAFIEYADSRKNRKGGFGNGKKIKEVNMLVTTGSEHISNMASSIRLFLLLNTATFFLLLTVLLTRFHRGRSIHTQRCFYTILIIDCLILLYLYSSCSHMQC